A single genomic interval of Devosia oryziradicis harbors:
- a CDS encoding aminotransferase-like domain-containing protein, which produces MSLPDNGQPVHERLAGAVEAAIAEGRYRPGERLPTHRQLAQQFSVSIGSVTRAIDSLSARGVVRGEIGRGTFVLGREEAAAEPGGVIDLTINAPPPILSAQRMAEATALASRHALALAHGGYGDLSGTPRQRTTVAAWLTAMRTPLEADDILLCNGAQQALHLAFATLRETSAVVLTESATFPGALAAAANLGMTMSPVGHDGEGMLPEALDMALVSTGARIIYTTPVCQNPLGFETGPERRRAIARIAQRHGAVIVEDDIYGIYATKGKLTYRELLPGQVIYVTSLSKSLTPLVRLGVIAPPPALHAAVRKRLRAESWGLPPYVAELATAMLEIGMGDEAAVTLRGEALARLDIARNRLGLHAVPMPHGAPHLWLDMSPVKAEQFARRASEAGVRITPPAAAQVGDAPVAGVRLCIMAPQSRVVLERALTILAGILGSDEDVVV; this is translated from the coding sequence ATGTCTTTGCCCGATAACGGCCAGCCGGTGCATGAGCGGCTGGCCGGTGCGGTAGAAGCTGCCATAGCCGAAGGGCGCTATCGTCCCGGGGAACGGCTGCCAACCCATCGGCAGCTGGCGCAGCAGTTCTCCGTGTCCATTGGCAGCGTGACCCGTGCCATCGACTCCCTAAGCGCCCGTGGCGTCGTCCGGGGCGAGATTGGCCGGGGTACATTTGTGCTCGGGCGCGAAGAGGCAGCGGCAGAACCCGGTGGCGTCATCGACCTGACGATCAATGCGCCGCCGCCGATCCTTTCGGCACAGCGCATGGCCGAGGCGACCGCGCTCGCCAGTCGGCATGCGCTTGCGCTGGCCCATGGGGGCTATGGCGACCTGAGCGGAACGCCACGGCAGCGAACCACGGTGGCAGCCTGGCTGACGGCAATGCGTACACCGCTTGAGGCCGACGATATCCTGTTATGCAACGGCGCGCAGCAGGCGCTGCACCTGGCCTTTGCCACATTGCGCGAAACATCGGCCGTCGTTCTGACAGAGAGCGCGACGTTTCCCGGCGCGCTCGCGGCTGCGGCCAATCTGGGGATGACCATGTCTCCGGTCGGCCACGATGGGGAGGGTATGCTTCCCGAGGCGCTCGACATGGCGCTGGTCAGCACCGGCGCGCGCATCATCTACACCACGCCGGTCTGCCAGAATCCGCTAGGGTTCGAAACGGGGCCGGAGCGGCGGCGGGCGATCGCCAGGATCGCGCAACGGCATGGCGCTGTCATCGTCGAAGACGACATCTACGGCATCTACGCAACCAAGGGGAAATTGACCTACCGGGAGCTGCTGCCCGGCCAGGTCATCTATGTCACCAGCCTCTCCAAGAGCCTGACGCCGCTGGTGCGGCTAGGCGTGATTGCGCCGCCACCGGCACTGCACGCCGCGGTGCGCAAGCGGCTGCGGGCGGAAAGCTGGGGTCTGCCACCCTATGTGGCGGAACTCGCCACCGCCATGCTGGAGATCGGCATGGGTGACGAGGCAGCCGTCACGCTGCGCGGCGAGGCCCTGGCGCGGCTAGACATTGCACGGAACAGGCTGGGCCTTCACGCGGTGCCCATGCCGCATGGCGCACCCCACTTGTGGCTGGACATGAGCCCGGTCAAGGCGGAGCAGTTTGCCCGCCGCGCCAGCGAGGCAGGGGTGCGGATCACCCCGCCTGCGGCGGCGCAGGTGGGAGACGCCCCGGTAGCCGGCGTCCGCCTGTGCATCATGGCCCCACAAAGCCGTGTGGTGCTCGAACGTGCCCTCACCATCCTGGCCGGAATTCTGGGTAGCGACGAAGACGTCGTGGTCTAG
- a CDS encoding secondary thiamine-phosphate synthase enzyme YjbQ, giving the protein MQQAADTLTISTQGQGLYEFTPALRRFVANAETTTGLLTAFVRHTSCSLLIQENADDDVKTDLNGFFRRLVPEGMDWLVHTTEGPDDMPAHIKAALTQTSIGIPIIDGQPVLGTWQGIYLFEHRRRPHRRQVVLHLIGER; this is encoded by the coding sequence ATGCAGCAGGCCGCCGACACACTGACCATTTCCACGCAGGGGCAGGGGCTCTACGAATTTACCCCGGCGCTGCGCCGGTTCGTGGCCAATGCCGAAACAACGACTGGCCTGCTTACCGCTTTCGTGCGCCACACGTCCTGCTCGCTGCTGATCCAGGAAAATGCCGACGACGACGTGAAGACCGATCTCAATGGCTTCTTCCGTCGCCTGGTGCCGGAGGGCATGGATTGGCTGGTGCACACCACCGAGGGTCCTGACGATATGCCGGCGCACATCAAGGCAGCGCTGACGCAGACGTCGATCGGCATCCCGATCATTGACGGCCAGCCGGTCCTGGGTACCTGGCAGGGCATCTACCTTTTCGAGCATCGCCGCCGGCCGCATCGCCGACAGGTCGTGCTGCATCTTATCGGGGAACGCTGA
- a CDS encoding aldehyde dehydrogenase family protein, which yields MAELHKNLINGEWVGSDGVENINPSNTAEVVGVYARATAEETKQAIAAAKAAFPAWSRSGILERHAILSKTSQEILARKQELGELLSREEGKTLAEGIGEVTRAAQIFDFFAGEVLRLAGEVLPSVRPGVGVEITREPIGVIGIITPWNFPIAIPTWKIAPALAYGNTVVIKPADLVPGSTWAIVDILNRNGLPKGVLNLVMGKGSVVGQTMLDSKDVTAISFTGSVGTGKRVAAASIEHNRKFQLEMGGKNPTVVLDDADLKVAVETVAQSAFFSTGQRCTASSRVIVTEGIHDKFVEALAERTRNLRVGDALDKNTEIGPVVDPSQLKQDTDYIAIGKAEGAKLAAGGEMVKAATEGYFLQPTLFTEATNSMRISREEIFGPVASVIRVKDYEEALATANDTEFGLSAGIVTTSLKYATHFKRNAEAGMVMVNVPTAGVDFHVPFGGRKGSSYGPREQGKYAAEFFTVVKTAYTAAG from the coding sequence ATGGCTGAACTACACAAGAACCTCATCAACGGGGAGTGGGTAGGCTCGGATGGTGTGGAGAACATCAACCCGTCCAACACGGCCGAAGTCGTCGGCGTCTATGCCCGCGCCACTGCGGAGGAAACCAAGCAGGCCATTGCCGCCGCCAAGGCCGCATTCCCGGCATGGTCGCGTTCCGGCATCCTCGAGCGCCATGCGATCCTCAGCAAGACCAGCCAGGAAATCCTGGCGCGCAAGCAGGAACTGGGTGAACTGCTGAGCCGCGAGGAAGGCAAGACGCTGGCCGAGGGCATTGGCGAGGTTACCCGCGCGGCGCAGATCTTCGATTTCTTCGCTGGTGAGGTGCTGCGGCTGGCCGGCGAAGTGCTGCCGTCCGTACGCCCCGGCGTGGGTGTCGAGATCACCCGCGAACCGATCGGCGTCATCGGCATCATCACGCCGTGGAACTTCCCGATCGCCATCCCGACCTGGAAGATCGCGCCGGCACTCGCGTATGGCAACACGGTCGTCATCAAGCCGGCGGACCTGGTGCCGGGCTCGACCTGGGCCATCGTCGATATCCTCAATCGCAACGGCCTGCCCAAGGGCGTGCTGAACCTTGTCATGGGCAAGGGCTCTGTGGTCGGCCAGACGATGCTCGACAGCAAGGACGTTACCGCCATCAGCTTCACCGGCTCGGTGGGCACCGGCAAGCGCGTTGCGGCCGCCTCGATCGAACACAATCGCAAGTTCCAGCTGGAAATGGGTGGCAAGAACCCGACCGTCGTGCTCGACGACGCCGACCTCAAGGTCGCCGTCGAAACGGTGGCGCAGTCGGCCTTCTTCTCGACCGGTCAGCGCTGCACGGCGTCGAGCCGCGTCATTGTCACCGAGGGCATCCACGACAAGTTCGTTGAGGCCCTGGCCGAGCGGACGCGCAACCTGCGGGTCGGCGATGCGCTCGACAAGAATACCGAAATCGGCCCGGTGGTCGATCCCAGCCAGCTCAAGCAGGACACCGACTATATCGCCATCGGCAAGGCCGAAGGCGCCAAGCTGGCAGCGGGCGGCGAAATGGTGAAGGCGGCTACCGAAGGTTACTTCCTGCAGCCGACGCTGTTCACCGAAGCCACCAATTCCATGCGCATCAGCCGCGAGGAAATCTTCGGGCCGGTGGCCTCTGTCATCCGGGTCAAGGATTACGAGGAAGCCCTGGCCACGGCCAACGACACCGAGTTCGGCCTCAGCGCCGGCATCGTCACGACCTCGCTCAAGTATGCCACGCACTTCAAGCGCAATGCGGAAGCCGGCATGGTGATGGTCAATGTGCCGACCGCAGGCGTCGACTTCCACGTGCCGTTTGGTGGGCGCAAGGGCTCCAGCTACGGGCCGCGCGAACAGGGCAAGTATGCAGCCGAGTTCTTCACCGTGGTGAAGACGGCTTATACCGCCGCCGGCTGA
- a CDS encoding dihydrofolate reductase family protein yields the protein MSATVLYMSMSLDGFIAGPNIRPDNGLGDNGQRLHDWIIPTAEGVVNRQIVDELMATGAVVAGRRTFEPAGGWNGDHHGEVPIYILSRHPAPQWAANWPLVHYVSNLDHAMRSAREAAGDRDVLVHGSSIAQRAIAGGLLDEIEIHLMPVLLGEGLRLFEHLGVRQRELERVRVLEGHGGVTHLRYRIRR from the coding sequence ATGTCAGCGACAGTCCTCTACATGTCCATGTCCCTCGACGGCTTCATTGCCGGTCCGAACATTCGCCCGGATAACGGTTTGGGTGACAACGGCCAGCGGCTGCATGACTGGATCATTCCCACGGCCGAAGGTGTCGTCAACCGGCAGATCGTCGACGAACTGATGGCGACTGGAGCCGTCGTTGCCGGACGGCGAACCTTCGAGCCGGCGGGTGGCTGGAACGGCGATCACCATGGCGAGGTGCCGATCTACATCCTCAGCCGCCACCCTGCCCCGCAATGGGCGGCAAACTGGCCACTCGTGCATTACGTAAGCAACCTCGATCACGCCATGCGCAGCGCGCGGGAGGCGGCGGGGGACCGGGATGTGCTGGTACATGGGTCAAGCATCGCCCAGCGGGCAATCGCGGGCGGTCTGCTGGACGAAATCGAAATCCATCTCATGCCCGTCCTGCTGGGTGAAGGTTTGCGGTTGTTCGAGCATCTGGGTGTCCGTCAGCGCGAACTTGAACGCGTTCGCGTCCTCGAGGGCCACGGCGGCGTCACCCACCTGCGCTACCGGATCAGGCGCTAG
- a CDS encoding rhodanese-like domain-containing protein, with product MSFVSEYPVAAPDEAVEHFSRRLALETDCADVAACLKSGDVDFVLLHVVGSPEAFARRHIPSAKHLPHREITEERMAEWPDDTLFVVYCAGPHCNGADQAALKLARLGRKVKLMIGGITGWADEGLAFATGLDPARQFA from the coding sequence ATGAGTTTTGTCAGTGAATACCCCGTTGCAGCACCGGACGAGGCGGTGGAGCACTTCTCGCGGCGGCTTGCGCTGGAAACAGACTGCGCAGATGTTGCGGCTTGCCTGAAGTCAGGCGACGTTGACTTCGTGCTCCTGCATGTCGTGGGGTCACCCGAGGCATTTGCCAGGCGCCACATTCCGAGTGCCAAGCACCTGCCGCATCGGGAGATCACCGAGGAGCGGATGGCGGAGTGGCCTGACGATACGCTATTTGTCGTCTACTGCGCTGGGCCGCATTGCAACGGTGCAGACCAGGCAGCTCTGAAACTGGCTCGCCTGGGCCGCAAGGTAAAGCTGATGATCGGCGGCATTACGGGCTGGGCTGACGAGGGGCTGGCCTTCGCAACAGGCCTTGATCCAGCGCGGCAATTTGCCTGA
- a CDS encoding sulfite exporter TauE/SafE family protein, translating into MDWATLAAYWPFVLGLMATGVVSGIAAGLLGIGGGAIIVPALGNALLLLGYDAEVVQHVAVGTSLAIIIPTGIMSARSHYKRGALDLAVLRLWAPFIVVGTFVGGLMAGLFSGDVLRVVFAVMAFVIAANIIFAFQTRLMGHLHGSAATHRISALVVGYISSLMGIGGGSLTVPTLVAFGATMHAAVGTSAAIGVAIAISGTLGFIISGWGASGLPPLSLGYINLLALVLIAVLAAAFAPLGAALAHRLDQKTLKYVFAAFLVAVGLNMLWKVLAG; encoded by the coding sequence ATGGATTGGGCGACGCTGGCCGCGTATTGGCCGTTCGTGCTGGGGCTGATGGCGACGGGGGTGGTTTCGGGAATTGCCGCTGGCTTGCTCGGCATCGGCGGTGGGGCAATCATCGTGCCGGCCTTGGGCAATGCGTTGCTGCTGCTTGGCTACGATGCCGAGGTGGTCCAGCATGTTGCCGTGGGCACTTCGCTGGCCATCATCATTCCCACCGGCATCATGAGCGCCCGATCACACTACAAGCGCGGGGCGCTCGACCTTGCTGTGCTCCGGCTCTGGGCGCCGTTCATTGTCGTCGGCACCTTTGTCGGCGGCCTGATGGCAGGCTTGTTTTCGGGCGACGTGCTGCGGGTCGTCTTTGCTGTGATGGCTTTCGTCATTGCGGCCAACATCATCTTCGCGTTCCAGACCCGGTTGATGGGGCATCTGCATGGATCGGCGGCGACGCACCGGATTTCGGCGCTCGTGGTCGGCTACATCTCGTCATTGATGGGCATTGGCGGCGGCTCGCTGACCGTCCCGACGCTCGTCGCCTTTGGCGCGACGATGCATGCCGCCGTGGGGACGTCAGCCGCGATCGGCGTGGCGATCGCGATATCCGGCACGCTTGGCTTCATCATTTCGGGGTGGGGCGCTTCGGGGCTGCCGCCACTCAGCCTTGGTTACATCAACCTGCTGGCGCTGGTGCTGATCGCCGTGCTGGCCGCGGCCTTTGCTCCCCTGGGTGCGGCCCTGGCTCACCGCCTCGACCAGAAGACGCTCAAATACGTCTTTGCGGCGTTTCTGGTAGCGGTGGGCCTCAACATGCTGTGGAAGGTGCTTGCCGGCTGA
- a CDS encoding aminotransferase-like domain-containing protein, whose translation MSSTEFRLSFRAQSIKASEIRELLKLVGKPTMISFAGGIPDPALFNVGLFQEAWREVFAGPSIAREALQYSTTEGYLPLRQWIAEQMAARGVPAGPDNILVTTGSQQALDLIGKLLLDPGSGVIAAKPTYLGALQSFSAYQPQFSGLDAPQPTGPGAPRLIYLVPDFANPDGTTLSRAARHKALDQARTLDAVIVEDGAYTALRYDGEDLPPIAALDAATGGVERSRTLYCGSFSKTLSPGLRVGWVCGPTALIRKLTLLKQGSDLHTATTNQMVIHRVAVAGYEAQVARARAVYRARRDAMLSALERHAPPGLRWKKPDGGMFIWLELPEHLDAAALLPQALRQDVAFVPGAAFHADGSGHHTMRLSFSLCDEAQIEVGIFKLCQLIGQQGMAKVVSA comes from the coding sequence ATGTCGTCAACCGAATTTCGCCTGTCGTTCCGCGCCCAGTCCATCAAGGCTTCCGAAATCCGCGAGTTGCTGAAGCTTGTCGGCAAGCCGACCATGATCTCCTTTGCTGGAGGTATCCCCGACCCTGCCCTGTTCAACGTCGGCCTGTTTCAGGAGGCGTGGCGCGAGGTGTTCGCCGGCCCGTCGATCGCACGCGAGGCTCTGCAATATTCGACCACCGAGGGCTACCTGCCGCTGCGCCAGTGGATCGCCGAGCAGATGGCGGCGCGTGGCGTGCCGGCCGGGCCGGACAACATCCTGGTGACGACGGGATCGCAGCAAGCGCTGGATTTGATCGGCAAGCTGCTGCTCGATCCAGGCAGCGGTGTCATCGCGGCGAAGCCGACCTATCTTGGCGCACTGCAGTCATTCTCGGCCTACCAGCCGCAGTTTTCAGGACTTGATGCGCCCCAACCCACCGGCCCGGGGGCGCCGCGGCTCATTTATCTTGTGCCCGATTTTGCCAATCCCGATGGCACAACGCTCAGCCGCGCCGCGCGTCACAAGGCGCTCGACCAGGCACGTACGCTCGATGCGGTAATAGTCGAGGACGGTGCTTATACAGCGCTGCGCTATGACGGCGAGGACCTTCCGCCAATTGCAGCTCTCGATGCGGCTACGGGAGGCGTGGAACGGTCGCGCACGCTTTATTGCGGTTCATTTTCCAAGACGCTGTCGCCAGGGCTGCGCGTCGGTTGGGTGTGTGGCCCCACGGCCCTGATCCGCAAGCTGACACTGCTAAAGCAGGGTAGCGACCTCCACACCGCCACCACCAACCAGATGGTCATCCATCGCGTGGCAGTGGCCGGCTATGAGGCGCAGGTCGCCCGGGCCCGCGCAGTTTACCGCGCTCGTCGCGATGCCATGCTCAGCGCCCTGGAGCGCCATGCTCCGCCGGGCCTGCGCTGGAAGAAGCCGGATGGTGGCATGTTCATCTGGCTGGAACTGCCCGAGCACCTCGATGCCGCCGCCCTCCTGCCGCAGGCGCTGCGCCAGGACGTGGCCTTCGTGCCCGGCGCCGCCTTCCATGCCGATGGCTCAGGCCACCACACGATGCGCCTCAGCTTCTCGCTGTGTGACGAAGCCCAGATCGAGGTGGGGATATTCAAGCTGTGCCAGTTGATCGGCCAGCAAGGCATGGCGAAGGTCGTCAGCGCTTAG
- a CDS encoding MFS transporter codes for MTDRPSVLAPFRHETFRLLWLATLVSNLGGLVQSVGAGWMMTTLTSSHNMIALVQASTTLPIMVFSVAAGALADNFDRRTVMLIAQGGMMLVSLALAVLAFLGLLNPWLLLTCTFLIGCGTALFNPSWQASMGDIVPRADLPGAVTLNSIGFNMMRSVGPAVGGLIVALAGAAAAFALNAISYLPLILALGRWRPERTPSRLPRENFGSAMWAGIRYVSLSPNLTTVLFRGFLFGFSATAILALLPSVAAEYVGGGALAYGTLLGCFGLGAIGGAFLNGRIRERYSNEVIVRLACIGFAASSVALGYSRDPLLSHMALLPAGACWVLALSLFNVSIQLSSPRWVVGRALSLYQTATFGGMAVGAWIWGLSADALGPDSALGLAGASMLLCALVGFRLPLPQFNARDLNPLNTFNEPILKLDLRPRSGPIMVMIDYAIAQDDIPRFLALMADRRQIRIRDGARQWALLRDLERPEIWTESYHVPTWIDYLRHNLRRTKADAENIELIRALHRGEGMPVVRRMIERQTVPLRDDTPLRETPEV; via the coding sequence ATGACTGATCGACCCTCCGTATTGGCGCCGTTTCGCCACGAGACGTTTCGCTTGTTGTGGCTGGCCACGCTGGTGTCCAATCTGGGCGGCTTGGTGCAGTCGGTGGGCGCGGGGTGGATGATGACCACCCTGACCTCCTCCCACAACATGATCGCCCTGGTGCAGGCCTCGACGACACTCCCCATAATGGTGTTTTCGGTCGCAGCTGGTGCCTTGGCCGACAATTTCGACCGGCGCACCGTCATGCTCATTGCCCAGGGTGGCATGATGCTGGTGTCCCTAGCGCTGGCAGTCCTGGCCTTTCTTGGCCTGCTCAATCCCTGGCTGCTACTGACCTGCACCTTTCTGATCGGCTGCGGCACAGCCTTGTTCAACCCCTCCTGGCAGGCTTCGATGGGCGATATCGTGCCGCGCGCCGACCTACCGGGCGCCGTGACGCTCAATTCCATCGGCTTCAACATGATGCGCAGCGTCGGCCCGGCGGTGGGTGGCCTGATCGTTGCCTTGGCCGGGGCGGCGGCGGCCTTTGCCCTCAATGCGATCTCCTACCTGCCGCTTATCCTGGCTCTGGGCCGCTGGCGGCCGGAACGGACACCCAGCCGACTGCCGCGGGAGAATTTCGGCAGCGCCATGTGGGCCGGCATCCGCTACGTATCGCTCTCCCCGAACCTGACGACGGTGCTGTTCCGCGGCTTCCTGTTCGGCTTTTCGGCGACTGCGATCCTGGCGCTGCTTCCCTCGGTGGCCGCCGAATATGTCGGTGGCGGTGCGCTGGCTTATGGCACTTTGCTGGGCTGCTTCGGCCTGGGCGCCATTGGTGGGGCATTCCTCAACGGCCGCATCCGCGAGCGCTACAGCAATGAGGTGATCGTGCGCCTGGCCTGCATCGGCTTTGCCGCCAGCAGCGTCGCACTGGGCTATAGCCGCGATCCGCTGCTGAGCCACATGGCCCTGCTGCCTGCCGGGGCATGTTGGGTGCTGGCATTGTCGCTCTTCAATGTGTCGATCCAGCTGTCTTCGCCCCGCTGGGTGGTGGGACGGGCACTGTCGCTCTATCAGACGGCCACGTTTGGCGGCATGGCCGTTGGCGCCTGGATCTGGGGGCTTAGTGCCGATGCGCTTGGCCCCGATTCCGCGCTCGGGCTTGCCGGAGCGAGCATGTTGCTCTGTGCTCTGGTTGGGTTCCGGCTGCCGCTGCCGCAGTTCAATGCGCGCGATCTCAATCCGCTGAACACCTTCAACGAGCCGATCCTCAAGCTGGACCTGCGCCCGCGCAGTGGCCCCATCATGGTAATGATCGACTACGCGATCGCGCAGGACGATATCCCCCGTTTCCTGGCGTTGATGGCCGATCGGCGGCAGATACGCATTCGCGACGGCGCCCGCCAATGGGCCCTGTTGCGTGACCTCGAGCGTCCTGAAATCTGGACCGAGTCCTACCACGTGCCGACATGGATCGACTACCTGCGGCACAACCTGCGGCGGACCAAGGCGGACGCCGAAAATATCGAGCTGATCCGCGCCCTGCATCGTGGTGAGGGCATGCCAGTGGTCCGGCGGATGATCGAACGGCAGACGGTACCGCTGCGCGATGACACGCCGCTGCGGGAGACGCCGGAGGTTTAA
- a CDS encoding fumarylacetoacetate hydrolase family protein, giving the protein MGDKHYPDGILLGRARVPGHDHPRIVTVRNGELVDITTRGLATVRDIAESGNAAQHVRDAAGVSLGSVDSALANSVAANTDVSKPSLLSPIDLQAIKASGVTFVVSLLERVIEEQARGDKARADALRGDITGLIGTDLSELVPGSETAMKVKAALIERGVWSQYLEVGIGPDAEIFTKGQPMSSVGYGAEVGLHPVSSWNNPEPEVALVVTSSGQIIGATLGNDVNLRDVEGRSALLLGKAKDNNASASLGPFIRLFDGEFTLETVKQSEISLRVEGEDGFVLEGHSSMNQISRTPESLVAATIGGHHQYPDGLVLYLGTMFAPVKDRDGAGKGFTHKLGDVVSISTSELGTLSNRVNLSTICPPWTYGASHLLRDLAKADLL; this is encoded by the coding sequence ATGGGCGACAAGCACTATCCCGACGGCATCCTGCTGGGCCGCGCCCGCGTTCCGGGACACGATCATCCGCGCATCGTGACCGTTCGCAACGGCGAACTGGTCGATATCACCACCAGGGGTCTTGCCACCGTGCGGGATATTGCCGAGAGCGGCAATGCCGCCCAACACGTGCGCGACGCCGCGGGTGTCAGCCTGGGCAGCGTCGACAGCGCCCTCGCCAATTCGGTCGCTGCCAACACGGATGTCTCCAAGCCCAGCCTGCTCTCGCCAATCGACCTCCAGGCGATCAAGGCATCGGGCGTGACCTTCGTGGTGTCGCTGCTGGAGCGGGTGATCGAAGAACAGGCCCGCGGCGACAAGGCCCGTGCGGATGCGCTGCGGGGCGACATTACCGGCCTCATCGGCACCGATCTCAGCGAGCTGGTTCCCGGCTCGGAAACGGCGATGAAGGTCAAGGCAGCGCTGATCGAGCGCGGCGTGTGGAGCCAGTATCTGGAAGTCGGCATCGGCCCGGATGCGGAAATCTTCACGAAGGGACAGCCGATGAGTTCGGTCGGCTATGGCGCCGAAGTGGGCCTTCATCCGGTATCGAGCTGGAACAATCCCGAGCCGGAAGTGGCATTGGTGGTCACCAGCAGCGGCCAGATCATCGGCGCGACACTGGGCAATGATGTCAATCTCCGCGACGTGGAAGGCCGATCGGCGCTGCTGCTGGGCAAGGCCAAGGACAACAACGCCTCGGCATCGCTGGGCCCGTTCATCCGCCTTTTCGACGGAGAGTTCACGCTCGAAACCGTCAAGCAGTCGGAAATCTCGCTGCGCGTCGAGGGCGAGGACGGCTTCGTGCTCGAGGGCCATTCCTCGATGAACCAGATTTCGCGCACGCCTGAATCGCTGGTGGCCGCGACGATCGGTGGGCACCATCAATACCCCGATGGCCTGGTGCTCTATCTGGGCACCATGTTCGCGCCGGTGAAGGACCGCGACGGCGCCGGCAAGGGCTTCACCCATAAGCTGGGCGATGTGGTTTCCATCTCGACATCTGAATTGGGCACCCTATCTAACAGGGTGAACCTCTCCACGATCTGTCCGCCCTGGACCTATGGCGCCAGCCACCTGCTGCGCGACCTGGCGAAGGCCGACCTCCTCTAA
- a CDS encoding SIMPL domain-containing protein, whose product MRRLVALAPFALLASVSLPAYAGTITIEGHGEVMAAPDMAQINSGVTTQGATAREALDANTAAMADLIAELKAAGIEARDIQTSGFSVNPNYVYTDERDANGYSLPPKINGYQVANTVTVTVRNLDSLGAILDKSVTVGANTVNGVTFAVADPSELYNEARKAAFEDARTKAELYAAAAGATLEEIQSISETQGFNNPQPYPMYARAEAADSSVPVEAGEMAFAINVNVQWEMGTGAE is encoded by the coding sequence ATGCGTCGCCTTGTTGCCCTTGCTCCCTTCGCCCTGCTCGCCAGCGTTTCCCTGCCAGCCTATGCCGGAACCATCACCATCGAGGGTCACGGTGAAGTCATGGCGGCCCCCGACATGGCGCAGATCAATTCGGGCGTAACCACGCAGGGCGCCACCGCCCGCGAAGCGCTCGACGCCAACACCGCTGCCATGGCCGACCTGATTGCCGAACTCAAGGCGGCCGGCATCGAAGCTCGTGACATCCAGACCTCGGGCTTTTCGGTCAACCCGAACTACGTCTATACCGACGAACGCGATGCCAACGGCTATTCGCTGCCGCCCAAGATCAACGGATACCAGGTGGCCAATACGGTGACCGTCACCGTGCGCAACCTCGATTCGCTGGGCGCCATTCTCGACAAGTCGGTCACTGTTGGCGCCAACACCGTCAACGGCGTCACCTTTGCGGTCGCCGATCCGTCCGAGCTCTATAACGAAGCACGCAAGGCGGCCTTCGAGGATGCCCGCACCAAGGCCGAGCTCTATGCCGCTGCGGCCGGTGCAACACTGGAAGAAATTCAGTCGATTTCTGAAACGCAGGGCTTCAACAACCCGCAGCCCTATCCCATGTACGCCAGGGCCGAAGCCGCCGACAGCAGCGTTCCCGTCGAGGCTGGCGAGATGGCCTTCGCCATCAACGTCAACGTCCAGTGGGAAATGGGCACCGGCGCCGAGTAA